One stretch of Filifactor alocis ATCC 35896 DNA includes these proteins:
- a CDS encoding helicase-related protein: MRINDFHNILELVKQDILHSEAEYLKLLKVVGNNQRYDFRSQLSIYDKNPEATACAKFDYWRERFHRTVMRGQKGIPILEDYGTYKKVDYIFDIAQTVSRNRDVNEVNLWRFDKEAHQDVLKEMIKSEGYEESESILENIFSLSRLYGDEKIDSLMNELRIADENRISFTKFVRDSVSYAVSSRFQLDYPMDSELLRENFERLDSISLMSLGETVSDISGNIIDATIQKSKELDKEVLRGKEAGYNKIREEIEEVEENVLRRDDQKRNENERVLRNGEYGRDNRENQGEYTKQLGGTDGIHQGISQSDLRSDEAGLSFTERGAEPIRDVSGFIQGEETDQSFDGHSETGDSVYENREAETDGSLEDREQERSAVWSDDFSSQRNDHQGSRGNLKENTESEIREADKASFSLPENAYGQLILTVPLSQKEKDVFLINGGNHDGGRLPVIAEFSKGKSNEELGEYLKDTFNGGNGLYIDEREVSSWYSDKGIHFASGTSAREDHTQVLSWSDAANRIAELLENGEFATNVEISEALDYERDRISESLWYLIHDLSEEGKEQGFFEFLEKGGGFPDETKRLSEALKNPEHLGDVIKEYGRFLEAYREDRDVLRFHYHKVDSLYQKLQELALPRKEYSTNLTELPKVKAFITEDEVLATISRGSGIDRGKERITKFFKENHTLQEKADFLKDEYGTGGRSHAVSGLTGSGEWHDAKGIKLEKDNCKDVFLTWTSVAKHIDELLSKNLYLEEQHIENIAEKEEVKEPHYYSKDNPENLMTDEMLKRVPELYAQEEIDLADKEVHAAYIIPFKSNWTWYMTEYDRESGEAFGLVVGIEPEWGYFNLNELKELNAQRLVLEDFPKTFQEIKDTELVKQMSEEEIDRVFNGQLSAKDNQKEQDIFYLSDEMGISLEEAEGIINDRSRLSGISTEDTDNKDNLLDEKSPVQSTLFDYIQQKEEVELNEKEESLAEQFAVKQGDTVYFDHETYIAKDIEKNKVNGKPEVWLYPARDGNRQIAIVPFMDNEELLRKISIERPRFLIGDEVKYKDKDCTITRFDNMGNNLKTVTVKDNTEYLSGMITGSDVIPYRLESDLERIFENLTYKKAKDTIQDIDEKAEKLKIEAHNFKITEEILPEKLTPSERLNQNLEAISMLKRVESGQRELDNTAQEVLAKYVGWGGLSEVFDESREGQWKEARAFLKENLSSSEYEAAKESTLTAFYTPKTVIDSIYSTLSGMGFKNGNILEPSMGIGNFIGSLPDEMSSSKFYGVELDSLSGRIGKLLYPESDIQIKGLEETSFSNNFFDAVIGNVPFGEYKVNDREYNKNNFLIHDYFFAKSIDKVRNGGVIAFITSSGTMDKKDESVRRYLAARAEFLGAIRLPNDTFKGVAGTEVTSDIIFLKKRDSIRERDEDWIHLAEDENGLTYNKYFVENPQMVLGSMEEVSGRFGNALACLPRENADLKELLARASEEISKGTAYEEIELLDDEITSIPATDDVKNFSYTIIDDEVYYRENSLFVKKEITDKNKEKIKDYLELNTALKDVIYKQKEDYSDDEVKKAQEKLNEVYDRFSKKHGYVNNLSNTRAFKEDSNFPLVSSIEILDEEENFKAKGDIFSKRTITKAKTIDHVDTSLESLVLSMSEKGYVDFDYMENLTGKDRPTLIEELRGEIYLSIREEQNFYRPLSFNPEDGDLPFACANGSNSYKYGYVTKDEYLSGNIREKITIVDSYLAKLRQTERELPHLGYAEDGKEKELISYEMNRLEYQKSELTKVLPKELEASEISVRLGATWIPIKDIEKFIFETLKTPGWARWDIKVKFSNLTSEWNIEGKSKDRGNDLAEMTYGTSRINGYKLIEDALNLKETKVFDQIENPDGSKSSVLNKKETLLAGQKQELLKEEFKNWIFSDQERRSRLVKLYNERFNSIRNREYDGSNLSFEGMNTEIKLRPHQRNAIARSLYGGNTLLAHVVGSGKTFEMVASAMESKRLGMCSKSLFVVPNHLTGQIGREFMQLYPSANIMVADKKDFEPKNRKRFIGKIATGEYDAVVIGHTQFEKIPMSKEYQEKHIQDQIDEIINYVEEYKHDRNQNFTVKQLEKTKKKLETRLEKLNDDFKKDDVITFEELGVDKLFIDEAHGYKNLYLYTKMRNVAGIGQSEAFKSSDMFMKCRYMDEMTNGKGIVFATGTPVSNSMTELYTMQRYLQYESLKKNNLEHFDSWASTFGETQSAFELSPEGTGYRVKTRFSKFYNLPELMSMFKEVADIQTADMLNLPTPEAHYEVIKTLPSEEQKEILKSLSKRADDVRNKAVEPDEDNMLKITNDGKKLALDQRLINPLLPDNPDSKVNVCVKNVFSIWDKTKENKSTQLLFSDMSTPKGDGEFNIYDDIREKLVAMGIPKQEIAFIHEANSDKQKDELFAKVRKGDVRILLGSTQKMGAGTNVQNKLIALHDLDVPWRPADLEQRAGRIVRQGNENKEVNIYRYVTENTFDAYLWQTIENKQKFISQIMTSKTPVRVAEDVDESSLNYAEIKALATGDPKIKEKMDLDNEVTKLKMLEANYKSNRYRLEDKVAKNYPEEIARTEKLIEAVKKDISEVEPKSDSEEKFTSITILGEKITDKKLAGEKLLEAISKVKINESKMIGKYRNMDLEVSYNFFTNEHNFSLNGAAKHSGELGTSADGNMTRLDNALEKMPEKLKRLEEKLVSTKEQLENAKEELKKPFEKADELKTKVLRLAELNKLLDMGEVEEKRNDNPLVEDVKRAIIDFCNREYEENHSYDEFDTLYPDLKHIGIAYTNTPDERHGIQYELNLEAKTWTQYIDDTVVKTESFDYENKGENEALRNMKNEIELSSFEDLIYVDSEDLRAATGLDIDDEGNFYDPLAKDLDNDGIIDRYDNDFRDSDYFESTYDVEDNLYTKEETSQRTEDKPSILGQIRAYQSESKTEDKQTTKEQEYAR; encoded by the coding sequence ATGCGAATCAATGATTTTCATAATATTTTGGAGCTTGTAAAACAGGATATTCTGCATAGTGAAGCGGAATATTTAAAGCTCCTAAAGGTTGTCGGAAACAATCAACGATATGATTTTAGAAGTCAGTTAAGTATCTATGATAAAAATCCGGAAGCGACAGCCTGCGCCAAGTTCGATTATTGGCGTGAACGCTTTCACCGAACTGTTATGCGAGGACAAAAAGGAATTCCGATTTTAGAGGACTACGGCACATATAAAAAGGTTGACTACATCTTTGATATAGCTCAGACAGTTTCAAGAAACAGAGATGTCAATGAAGTAAATCTATGGAGATTCGATAAAGAAGCGCATCAAGATGTGTTAAAGGAAATGATAAAAAGTGAGGGATATGAAGAGAGTGAAAGTATCTTAGAAAATATCTTTTCTTTAAGCAGGCTTTACGGAGATGAAAAGATAGACAGTCTAATGAACGAGCTTAGAATAGCCGATGAGAATAGAATATCTTTTACAAAGTTTGTGAGAGATTCAGTGAGCTATGCGGTATCTTCAAGGTTTCAGCTTGATTATCCTATGGATAGTGAACTTTTAAGAGAAAATTTTGAAAGACTTGATAGTATATCTCTTATGAGTCTTGGTGAAACCGTATCGGATATTAGCGGAAATATCATTGATGCGACCATTCAGAAAAGTAAAGAGCTTGACAAAGAAGTTTTAAGAGGTAAAGAAGCAGGATATAATAAGATTAGAGAAGAAATTGAGGAGGTAGAAGAAAATGTACTTCGACGAGATGATCAGAAAAGAAATGAAAACGAGCGAGTTCTCCGAAATGGGGAGTACGGACGAGATAATAGAGAAAATCAGGGAGAATACACTAAGCAGCTTGGAGGAACAGACGGAATTCATCAAGGAATATCCCAATCCGACCTACGCAGTGATGAGGCTGGATTATCTTTCACAGAGCGAGGAGCAGAGCCGATTCGAGATGTTAGTGGATTTATACAAGGAGAAGAAACTGACCAATCATTTGATGGACATTCAGAAACAGGCGATAGCGTTTATGAGAACAGAGAAGCCGAAACTGATGGAAGCTTGGAAGATAGAGAGCAAGAGCGATCCGCAGTATGGAGCGATGATTTCAGCTCTCAAAGAAATGACCATCAAGGAAGTCGTGGAAATCTAAAAGAAAATACCGAATCAGAGATAAGAGAAGCGGACAAGGCTTCTTTTTCTTTGCCTGAAAATGCTTACGGACAACTGATCCTGACCGTTCCTCTTAGCCAAAAGGAAAAAGATGTGTTCCTGATTAACGGGGGAAATCACGATGGGGGCAGACTTCCTGTCATTGCCGAGTTTTCCAAAGGAAAAAGCAATGAAGAATTGGGAGAATACCTAAAAGATACCTTTAACGGTGGAAACGGACTGTATATTGATGAAAGAGAGGTATCTTCCTGGTATTCGGATAAGGGGATTCATTTTGCTTCCGGAACATCGGCAAGAGAAGATCATACGCAGGTTTTAAGTTGGAGTGATGCGGCAAATAGAATTGCTGAACTTTTGGAAAACGGAGAGTTTGCTACCAATGTGGAGATTTCAGAAGCTTTGGATTATGAAAGAGATCGGATTTCAGAGTCCCTATGGTATCTTATTCACGATTTGAGTGAGGAAGGAAAAGAACAAGGCTTTTTTGAATTTCTCGAAAAAGGAGGTGGCTTTCCGGATGAAACAAAAAGATTATCCGAGGCACTGAAAAATCCTGAACACCTTGGGGATGTCATCAAAGAGTATGGACGATTTTTAGAAGCATATAGAGAAGATAGAGATGTACTAAGGTTTCACTATCATAAGGTGGACAGCCTTTATCAGAAATTACAGGAGCTTGCACTGCCAAGAAAAGAATACAGTACCAATCTTACTGAACTTCCAAAAGTAAAAGCCTTTATTACAGAAGATGAAGTCCTTGCTACTATTTCAAGGGGAAGCGGAATCGATAGAGGAAAAGAGCGAATTACAAAGTTTTTCAAAGAAAATCACACTTTACAGGAAAAAGCCGACTTCTTAAAAGATGAATATGGAACAGGAGGAAGAAGCCATGCGGTATCAGGCTTGACAGGTAGTGGAGAATGGCACGATGCCAAAGGAATAAAACTTGAAAAGGATAATTGTAAAGATGTGTTTCTCACTTGGACAAGTGTGGCAAAGCATATTGACGAGCTGCTTTCTAAAAACCTTTACCTTGAGGAACAGCACATAGAAAATATAGCGGAGAAGGAAGAAGTAAAAGAGCCACACTATTACTCGAAAGATAATCCTGAAAACTTGATGACTGATGAAATGCTGAAACGGGTGCCGGAGCTTTACGCACAGGAAGAAATTGATTTAGCGGATAAGGAAGTTCATGCAGCATATATCATTCCTTTTAAAAGTAATTGGACTTGGTATATGACAGAGTATGACAGGGAAAGCGGAGAAGCCTTTGGGCTTGTAGTCGGAATTGAACCTGAATGGGGATATTTCAATCTGAATGAATTGAAAGAACTTAATGCTCAAAGACTTGTGTTGGAAGATTTTCCAAAGACTTTTCAAGAAATCAAAGATACCGAGCTTGTAAAACAGATGAGTGAGGAAGAAATAGACCGAGTATTTAACGGACAGCTTTCCGCAAAAGATAATCAAAAGGAACAGGACATCTTTTATCTTAGCGATGAAATGGGAATTTCATTAGAAGAAGCCGAGGGTATTATCAACGACAGGAGCAGGTTATCAGGGATTAGTACAGAGGATACAGATAACAAAGATAATTTACTTGATGAAAAAAGTCCTGTTCAATCTACCCTGTTTGACTACATTCAGCAAAAAGAAGAAGTAGAGCTGAATGAAAAAGAGGAAAGCCTTGCAGAACAATTTGCAGTGAAACAAGGTGATACCGTCTATTTTGACCATGAAACATATATTGCAAAGGATATTGAAAAAAATAAAGTAAACGGAAAGCCGGAGGTATGGCTGTATCCGGCAAGAGATGGAAATAGGCAAATTGCAATCGTACCGTTTATGGATAATGAGGAGCTATTAAGAAAGATAAGCATTGAAAGACCGAGATTTTTGATTGGCGATGAAGTGAAATATAAGGATAAGGATTGTACCATTACCCGCTTTGATAATATGGGAAATAACCTAAAGACCGTAACGGTTAAGGATAATACCGAATATCTCAGTGGTATGATAACAGGCTCCGATGTGATTCCCTATCGTTTAGAGAGCGACCTTGAGAGAATATTTGAAAATCTGACATACAAGAAAGCTAAAGATACGATTCAAGACATTGATGAAAAGGCAGAAAAACTAAAAATAGAAGCTCATAATTTTAAGATTACCGAAGAAATCCTCCCTGAAAAATTAACGCCAAGTGAAAGGTTAAACCAAAACCTTGAAGCAATCTCCATGCTTAAACGAGTGGAGAGTGGACAAAGAGAGCTTGACAATACAGCTCAGGAAGTCTTGGCAAAATATGTAGGATGGGGCGGACTTTCCGAAGTCTTTGACGAAAGCAGAGAAGGTCAGTGGAAAGAAGCAAGAGCATTCTTAAAAGAAAATCTATCGTCATCAGAATACGAAGCTGCTAAGGAATCAACTTTAACAGCTTTTTATACGCCTAAGACAGTCATTGACAGTATCTACTCTACACTCTCAGGAATGGGGTTTAAGAATGGCAATATCTTAGAACCGTCAATGGGCATCGGAAACTTTATCGGAAGTTTACCGGATGAAATGAGTAGCAGTAAATTTTATGGTGTAGAGCTTGACTCCTTAAGCGGTCGCATTGGAAAACTTCTATATCCGGAAAGTGATATACAGATTAAAGGACTGGAAGAAACTTCCTTTTCCAATAATTTCTTTGATGCGGTTATCGGGAATGTACCCTTTGGAGAGTACAAGGTCAATGACAGGGAGTATAACAAAAATAACTTTTTAATTCATGACTACTTTTTTGCAAAATCCATTGACAAAGTTAGAAATGGTGGTGTTATCGCTTTTATTACATCTTCAGGCACGATGGATAAAAAGGATGAAAGTGTCAGACGATACCTTGCAGCAAGAGCGGAGTTTTTAGGAGCAATCAGACTTCCAAACGATACCTTTAAGGGTGTTGCCGGAACGGAAGTAACCTCGGATATTATCTTCCTAAAGAAAAGGGACAGTATAAGAGAAAGGGACGAGGACTGGATACATCTTGCAGAAGATGAAAATGGGCTGACATATAACAAATACTTTGTAGAGAATCCTCAGATGGTGCTTGGCTCTATGGAAGAAGTGTCAGGAAGATTTGGAAACGCCCTTGCTTGTCTGCCAAGAGAAAATGCCGATTTAAAGGAGCTGCTTGCAAGGGCAAGTGAAGAAATATCCAAAGGAACAGCCTATGAAGAAATAGAGCTACTTGATGATGAAATCACATCTATCCCTGCCACAGATGATGTCAAAAATTTTTCATATACTATCATTGATGACGAAGTGTATTACAGAGAAAATTCCCTTTTTGTAAAGAAAGAGATAACGGATAAGAATAAGGAGAAGATTAAGGACTATCTTGAACTGAATACTGCCCTTAAAGATGTTATCTACAAGCAGAAAGAGGACTATTCCGATGATGAGGTAAAGAAAGCTCAAGAAAAGCTCAATGAAGTCTATGACCGCTTTTCTAAAAAGCATGGATATGTCAATAACCTTTCCAATACCAGAGCCTTTAAAGAGGACAGTAACTTCCCGCTTGTTTCCTCCATTGAAATCCTTGATGAAGAAGAAAACTTTAAGGCAAAGGGGGATATATTCTCCAAGAGGACAATCACAAAGGCAAAGACCATTGACCATGTGGATACTTCTTTGGAATCTCTTGTGTTATCTATGTCGGAAAAAGGCTATGTGGACTTTGACTATATGGAAAACCTGACGGGAAAAGATAGACCTACTCTAATAGAAGAATTAAGGGGAGAGATTTATCTAAGTATCAGGGAAGAACAGAACTTTTACAGACCGCTATCCTTTAACCCCGAAGATGGAGATTTGCCTTTCGCCTGTGCAAATGGCAGCAATTCATATAAGTATGGCTATGTTACAAAGGACGAATACCTATCAGGGAATATCAGAGAAAAGATTACCATCGTAGACAGTTACCTTGCAAAGTTAAGACAAACGGAACGGGAACTACCTCATCTTGGCTATGCGGAAGATGGCAAAGAAAAAGAGCTGATAAGCTATGAGATGAACCGTTTGGAATATCAAAAATCGGAACTTACCAAAGTATTACCGAAAGAACTGGAAGCAAGTGAAATCAGCGTTCGTCTTGGAGCAACTTGGATACCGATTAAGGATATAGAGAAATTCATCTTTGAAACGTTGAAAACACCGGGCTGGGCAAGATGGGATATTAAGGTCAAATTCTCAAATCTTACAAGTGAATGGAATATTGAAGGAAAGAGCAAAGACAGAGGAAATGACCTTGCTGAAATGACCTACGGAACATCAAGGATAAACGGATATAAGCTGATTGAAGATGCCTTAAACCTTAAAGAAACAAAGGTCTTTGACCAGATTGAAAATCCGGATGGCTCAAAAAGTTCTGTCTTAAATAAAAAGGAAACTCTCCTTGCAGGACAGAAACAGGAACTTCTAAAAGAAGAATTTAAGAACTGGATATTTAGTGATCAGGAAAGAAGAAGCAGACTTGTGAAGCTCTACAATGAGCGTTTTAACTCTATCCGAAATCGTGAATATGACGGAAGTAATCTCTCTTTTGAAGGAATGAATACGGAAATCAAACTCAGACCACACCAAAGAAATGCCATTGCAAGAAGCCTTTATGGAGGAAATACCCTGCTTGCCCATGTGGTAGGAAGCGGAAAGACTTTTGAGATGGTCGCTTCCGCAATGGAAAGTAAAAGGCTTGGAATGTGCAGTAAATCTCTCTTTGTTGTACCGAATCATCTAACAGGACAGATTGGCAGAGAGTTTATGCAGCTTTATCCGTCGGCAAATATTATGGTCGCAGATAAGAAAGACTTTGAGCCGAAAAACAGAAAAAGATTTATCGGCAAAATTGCAACAGGCGAATATGATGCGGTTGTAATCGGGCATACGCAATTTGAAAAAATCCCGATGTCAAAAGAATACCAAGAGAAGCATATTCAGGATCAGATTGATGAAATCATAAACTATGTAGAGGAATACAAGCATGACAGAAATCAGAACTTTACGGTAAAGCAGCTTGAAAAAACAAAGAAAAAACTTGAAACAAGGCTTGAGAAATTAAACGATGATTTTAAGAAAGATGATGTCATTACATTTGAAGAACTTGGCGTAGATAAGCTCTTTATTGACGAGGCACATGGCTACAAAAATCTCTATCTTTACACAAAAATGAGGAATGTAGCAGGTATCGGGCAGTCCGAAGCCTTTAAGTCATCCGATATGTTCATGAAGTGTAGATACATGGATGAAATGACAAATGGAAAAGGAATTGTCTTTGCCACAGGAACGCCTGTATCAAACTCCATGACCGAGCTTTATACCATGCAGCGTTATCTTCAGTATGAAAGCCTTAAAAAGAATAATTTGGAGCATTTTGACTCTTGGGCTTCTACCTTTGGGGAAACGCAGTCAGCTTTTGAATTATCTCCGGAGGGAACAGGATACAGAGTAAAGACAAGATTTTCCAAGTTCTATAACTTGCCTGAACTAATGTCTATGTTTAAGGAAGTTGCGGACATTCAGACAGCGGATATGCTTAATCTTCCAACACCTGAAGCACACTATGAAGTCATTAAGACTTTGCCAAGCGAGGAGCAAAAAGAAATCTTAAAGAGCTTATCAAAACGGGCAGATGATGTGAGAAACAAAGCGGTAGAGCCTGATGAAGATAATATGCTGAAAATCACCAATGACGGTAAGAAACTTGCTCTTGACCAAAGGCTGATCAATCCCCTACTTCCTGATAATCCCGACAGCAAAGTCAATGTTTGCGTGAAAAATGTCTTTAGTATTTGGGATAAGACCAAGGAGAATAAATCCACACAGCTACTATTTTCCGATATGTCCACACCGAAAGGCGATGGAGAGTTTAACATCTATGATGACATCAGAGAAAAGCTCGTTGCAATGGGAATCCCGAAACAAGAAATAGCCTTTATTCATGAAGCTAATTCAGATAAGCAAAAGGACGAACTATTTGCAAAGGTGCGTAAGGGAGATGTGAGGATATTGCTCGGCTCTACTCAGAAGATGGGAGCCGGGACAAATGTGCAAAATAAGCTGATTGCACTGCATGATTTGGATGTACCTTGGCGTCCTGCGGATCTTGAACAGAGAGCAGGTAGAATTGTAAGACAGGGAAATGAAAATAAAGAGGTAAATATCTATCGCTATGTTACGGAGAATACCTTTGATGCATATTTGTGGCAGACCATAGAAAATAAGCAGAAGTTCATTTCTCAAATTATGACAAGTAAGACTCCCGTTCGTGTTGCGGAAGATGTGGACGAAAGCTCCCTTAACTATGCAGAAATTAAAGCTCTTGCCACAGGAGATCCGAAAATCAAAGAAAAAATGGATTTGGACAATGAGGTTACAAAACTTAAAATGCTTGAAGCAAACTATAAGTCCAATCGTTATAGATTAGAGGACAAGGTTGCTAAAAATTATCCGGAAGAAATTGCAAGGACGGAAAAGTTAATTGAAGCTGTTAAGAAAGATATATCAGAAGTTGAACCTAAGTCAGACAGTGAGGAAAAGTTTACTTCCATTACTATTTTAGGCGAGAAGATTACCGATAAGAAATTAGCAGGAGAAAAACTTCTTGAAGCCATTTCAAAAGTAAAAATCAATGAAAGTAAGATGATAGGAAAGTATAGAAATATGGATTTAGAGGTCAGCTATAACTTCTTTACCAATGAGCATAATTTCAGCTTAAACGGTGCTGCAAAGCATTCAGGAGAGCTTGGCACAAGTGCAGACGGAAATATGACAAGACTGGATAATGCTCTTGAGAAAATGCCTGAGAAATTAAAGAGGCTTGAAGAAAAGCTCGTTAGTACCAAAGAACAGCTTGAAAATGCCAAAGAAGAACTTAAAAAGCCGTTTGAAAAGGCAGATGAACTGAAAACTAAAGTATTAAGGCTTGCCGAACTGAATAAGCTGCTCGATATGGGAGAGGTAGAAGAAAAGAGAAATGACAATCCCCTTGTGGAAGATGTAAAACGAGCGATTATTGACTTCTGTAACAGAGAGTATGAAGAAAACCACAGCTATGATGAATTTGACACGCTATATCCTGATTTAAAGCATATCGGGATTGCCTATACCAATACGCCCGATGAAAGACATGGGATTCAGTACGAACTGAATTTAGAAGCTAAAACATGGACACAGTATATTGATGATACGGTGGTAAAAACAGAGAGCTTCGACTATGAAAACAAGGGAGAGAACGAAGCTCTAAGGAATATGAAAAATGAGATTGAGCTATCCTCTTTTGAAGATTTGATCTATGTGGATTCCGAAGATTTAAGAGCAGCAACGGGACTTGATATTGATGATGAAGGAAACTTCTATGATCCGCTTGCAAAAGACCTCGATAATGACGGTATCATCGACAGATATGACAATGATTTCAGGGACAGTGATTACTTTGAATCAACCTATGATGTGGAAGATAATCTTTATACAAAAGAGGAAACTTCTCAAAGAACGGAAGATAAACCGTCTATTTTAGGACAGATCAGAGCTTATCAAAGTGAAAGCAAAACGGAAGATAAACAAACTACAAAAGAACAGGAATATGCAAGATAA